The Setaria viridis chromosome 6, Setaria_viridis_v4.0, whole genome shotgun sequence genome includes the window GCCGCACAGGAACTCCACCTGAGCCCGGAAACCGCGGAACCCACTCATGTAGACCGACTTGAGGTGATCAAGGCCGTGCATAAAGGAGATCCCCTTCCCTGTCACCTCCCCTTTCCAGCAGGAGCTGCTAAACTTATAATAGAACATCTGTTTCAGAAATCACCATGCACAGTTAGTCAACATACTGTACTAGGTTCGCTCTTTCCCAAAAATAAATCTTAAAAGTATGAGATCTGCGTTATGCGCAAATTAATGGACTCTATGTGCATTCTATGTAAATCTGCAAAATCAACAAAAGAGTACCACTCACATGCACTTGCAGTATCTCCAGCTGGGGTGCAAATTCCAAATAGCTAGCCAGTTGAAGGAGTCCACTGTGGCTATTTGGACGATAAGTGTGGATTTTTATTTCACAAGTTAAGTGCCTCAAACTCATAAACATGCATGTTGGTCTTGTTACCATTTGCACCTGAAACATGACCCAAAAAAAATATCAGCAACTCTGCTTGAAGAACTGTCAGTCAAGTAAAGAACATATATATACACCAGGTAGGCAGGTACTTGTGAGCCCCAGACTGGATGATCTTCCTGCATAGCAGCACGCATGTTTAGCACCTTCACTGCTGAAATACCATGAATTGCAGTGAATGCATGGCCCACTACTTTGTAATTTTTAAACATTATTATTGCCTTCTCTAGTTTTGAGCAACCATGAAGTGCTATAGGAACCACATCCCCTTTGTAATTAAAATGAGCAAGACCAGGAACATGAAAATCAACCATCTGGACACACATACCTGAAAGTAGCAAATGTCTAAGTTTATCCAGTTGGTGTGGTATAATCAGATCAGTCAAGCCAGAGCACGCGATGAGCTCTAAATCCTCAAGACTAGAACAGTTTAATAGCAAGCCTGCAAGATCTCCAGTGATTTGAACAGAATGCAAAAGAAGCCTTCTGAGTTTTGTAAAGCCACATACATCTGAGTACGGCTCTATAGAGACATGGGTGAGAAGCAAGGACTGGATAAAAGGACCATCTCGAGCACCTAAAGCCTCAAGAGGGAAGTGATAATCTCCTTTGGTTGGTCTTCTGATACACCCTTTTGGCAACAGGTTAATGTCTATGGTCTTTGCCCTTGCTGCAGTGGCAAAGCAAATCCACCTATCAAGATGATCCGAGGACTCCTTCTCTATGCCGCACCTGATGCAGAACCTATTGAGCCCTACTCCACTGTGCTGCTGAACAATAGAATTGACTGTCTCAATGAACTCTGCTCTTTCTATTTTGACACAATCCTCGTCATTGGACCGGTTTCTAGTGCCATCAAAGCTCAGGTTAGGGTGGCGTGTCCAGAGCGGTCTCCATTTTCTTGACACAATGCTAGTCCTTGCAGCCTCTTTCAGTGACAGCAGTGACAAAACAAGAGTTTGGATTTCCTGTGGCAAGAAAGAATGTGCAAGGGTTGAGAGCTATGAAAAAAACTGCATGGTAGGCGTGAATCGCGATGACCACAGATCACACAGTGCTTTAAACACTGCCTTCGTTAAAATATCATAAACCGCTCTTCTATATATTTTGCAAGGTAAACTGAGGACATGCAAATCGGACACAGGAACATATAAGATAGCATGATAAACGTGGATTTGCAGGAACAGGAAAACAAAATTGAGAGCAAAACTCCGCTAGCCGATTATGTATCTGATAGCATAGATTCCCCAACCTACCCTAGTACCCTACGAAAGGATCGGAGAGGAGACACAGGGCAAGGCAGGGGAAGAGGGGGAGAGAGTTTACCTCGGGGAGGTCGTCTatgtgggaggaggaggggttgaGCGAGTCGTCGGTAGCAACGCGGTGGCGCTCCATCCTCATCCGcttccccgccggccgccgcctcctccgccgtaGGCTGCTGCAAACTTCCggcaggcgccgccgcctccccgtccccgcAGGCTACTACGCATAGAGTGCGCTAGTTGGTCCCTGCTAGGCGCGCTGGGCCGCACATAAGGCCCAAAACCAAAAGGCAGGCCTTGTGCTATTGGGCTACACATACTGGGCCGCCGCGGGCGCAACTGAACCGACAGCCCTTGAAGGCTCTCTCTGCACTTAACCAACAGGCAGACGACAGTAATCCTCACGTTATTAATCTCTGCAACTACTGACCACAATCAGTAGTACAGTGATACATACAGGGAGAAGGCAAATCGAAATTGAGACATAAACCAGTCACGATTCAACCGAGTATCACACAAACCAGGAAGTAGAACTCAGAGGCATGCTGATTGCTGACTTGCTGagcacacaccacaccacatgTAAGTTTATCTCCTATAGTCCACACCTTGCGTACTTCGCTACATAAAGTCCAATCTTCAAATAAATCTTCTACAAAAGTTACAGCTGAGAAGTTTGGCGCCATCGCGCGCTAGCAGCGGCACCACCTGTCCGTCTAACCAAGCAACACTATAAACTCTCAAACTGCAAGCAAAACCTGGGTGTGAAGCGCCAGCGCACCACTATTTTACAGAAGAATCCTAAACCTTTTGATCGCATAATGTGGCGCTTTCAGTAATTTCAACCTCAGACTTGGAGCAATGTTATTCGTGAAATGTTACGCCTTGGCATACTTGCCAACATATGCCTGCAAGCAATTAGCACGGCTCGGTTAGAGACTTGGAGCACAGGAATGAGCTGAAAATGAAGTTGAGTGAAGAGTAAAGGGATACGATGAAGGAGGGGGCTGAGGTTGACCTGTACGAGTTtatttagtttttctttggagtAGGACATGTAGATCTCGATCTTCTCTTTCGTTGGAGGTGTATTTTCCACCGTGCTTGTAACTTTGTCGACAACCTTCTTCACGATGGTTTTATGGACCTCCCTGCTCATCTGACCCTCTTTCCATGTAGGCTTCAGTGCTTCCTTCACAAAGTCCGCAAGTGCAACCTTGAACATCTTCAGTGTCTTGGAGTCCTTGCTCTTCTTATTATCACCATCCTCATGAGCCTCAGCGTCACTATCTTTGTTCTCTCCTTTCTTACTTTCTGGAGGCACAGTTTCATTGACCACTgaagcagcggcagcaggaccAGACGGTGCACCTCCATGAGGTAAGTGCATAGAGTTACCATTACTAATACCGAGGGCGATTGGCATCTGGAATGTCTGGggagcctgctgctgctgttcagaTGGAACAGCAAGACCAGGTTGGACTATGCCTGTTTGTTGCTGCGCCCAGGGCCACTGATTGGGTTGGACAGCTGGAGGTGCAGCAGATGAAGTGGCCATCAGGCTCGAATTAACATTAGGCTGTGATGATTGTAATCCAACTGTACCAGTACCAAAAGCGGTATTTCCAAAGTACTGTGCCAAGGATGCAGTAACGCGGCTAACTTCTTCACTTTTTGCTGCATTGTGAGAAACAGGAACTCCAGCCACATCAGTTGAGCTGGAAGTTGGCACAAGAGGTAACCCTTGCAAGGGTTGATTTTGCATATTTGGAGGCTGGAAATTCTGCATGTTTCGTATGCTTTGAGAACTACTGTCTTGACTTAGCCTGGGGATGTCGACTGTTGCCTGAAGCACAGTTGTTGGAAGATTCTGTGGAACTTGACTGGCAACACTGAAATTATGTCCATTATGTGCAGAGGGATTTGGCAGTGCCTGTGGCTCTAGACCATAGCCATGTTGGCCATGCCCCATATTAGGAGCAACCGGCTGGCCCTGCGTGCTGGGAGTATTATTTGCAGATGCCTGTGGAACTACAAATTGCTCTTGCCTGTTCTGTTGTACAGGAAAGTTGCTCTGTTGCGCATGGCTATTCGAATGGAATGAGGATGCAACCTTCTGCAATTGGGTGGTGACTGGAAGAGTTGATGGCCCAGGAATATGAGGAATCGCGTCATGTCTCTGAAGTATTTGTCCAAGGCTTTGCTCTGCTATTATATTAGCACTATGCATACCCGATTGCATGCTCATCTCTGTTGCAGGAGCATTCTGACCGCCCATGCCGGATATGTTCTCATTATTCATGTTATCTGCAGTAATCTGGACAGGAGTTAATAACTGTGGCTGTTGTGAAACAGCAACTTCATGTTTATTTTCCACTTGTGAACGAAAATCTTCCTGAGGAATAATCTGGTACTGACTCTTTCCAGCATCTTTTGAAAGCCGGTTCTCGTACTCATAATGAGAATCATTTCTGCCAATACTCTGAGAAATAGGATTTTCCCTGTCATCCCTGGATAAAATCTGAGAAGTTGCACGCATAGCATTATTTTGTTCACCCCAGTTTGAGTAGTCTCCTCTTGCTGAACGCCCATCACTGTAATTCAAAGGCTCATCAGGTGCACTCACTCCTATCTGACTCTGGGGAGCTTCCTCGTGGAGATATGGACAATTTTCACCACGGCGACATCGACCTTCAGCAAAAAACTTACAAGGGTTTTTATTTACCCTACGGTGCTCAGTCCTATTCCCATAGGATGAATCAGGGCCAACTCTATCATGGACACTTTCCCTAGCCTCATCTCTCCATCCACCATGAGAAGCAGAATCACCATGAGCAAATCGGCAGCTAGCACCTCTAGCACACCTCCCTTTGGCAAAATTATAGCATTGTTCAGTAGACCGATAATCCCTTCGGGGTTCAGATCTTTCCCATGGCCCATCATCATAATGATCTCGAGATTGCCTATTACGCAAATAGTCATTTGGTTCTCGTGAATCCATGAATTCCTTGTTCTGAAACCCATATCTTTCCCTTGGGTCAGCAGGATAATGATCTTCAAATGGCCTCTGCCCTCCATCttcatgaaggaacctgcaatTCGTGCCTCTTCTGCACCTGCCAGCCACAAAATCTCTGCAGGGCAGAGCAGGCCCTCCAGATGTTCTGCCTCTCTCAACCCTCCACTCAGGTCCACGATCAGCAAAATAAGGACTTCTGCTCCTTCCCCTGCCTCGCCCTATactcctgcttctgctcctaCTCCTgtttctgcttctgcttctgcttctggAACGACTTCTGTTCCTGTTAACAGAAACACACAGTGTAAAGAAAAGGTACTGCTAGCATACTAAGTCTTTCGATGACATTACAATTTACAAATAGTAAATTCTAGTAGAAGTTGTGAATGAATTTTAAGATAATATACCATCTTCCAGATCAAGATTGATTAAAACTGGAGAGAGATTCTTCACAAGTACAACATATATTATCAAAGGCCCACATTTTTCAACTCCTTGCAGTTGGTAGTGGAAGGAATACAGCATGCTGCTTGAGTACAAGTACAGGTGGAAAGCCAGGAAACCTAGTGGCCTCAACTTAATTTACACAATTCTTGTAAATTCCATCTTGGATGCTTCCATAATATAAATTTGACCCAGACATAGCATTTTAAGTTGCTTGAACACTATGCGCATGGAACACAAAACCAAAGTGCCAATACTTGCACAGTCAATAAAATTAGTTGTTCAATCATACCTGCGTGATCTATTCCAAACCCCTCTTGGAGATGGACTGCGACTACGAGGCCTCCATGCATCTGGATCAGAAGGCGCCCTAGAAGAATAACCACGATTACGAGCTGTACCCCATCCATCACCGCGTCTTCTGTCATCTGCATATCTGTTCATGCCTTGGTTAGCAGCTGCCTTGCTCCACTCATCACGCTCATCAGCCGCTCTGAGAAGCTGTGGTCTTTCAGAGGGTGCCTTAGGTTGCAATTCCTTGGTATCTTTATTGAACCCATCAGCCTGTTCCTTCTCATGTCCAGCACCACCATGGTGCATGGAGGTATCAGGTTTTGGGTGTACATCACCTTTACGGTGACCACCTGTCTTATCAGGAAGAGACTCATCTTCGCTGATCTCAACTATATCATGAGGTCCTTCTTTCGCATCCCACTTGGAACGCTGTTTCCTACTATCACCAGCCATTTTGTCCCTTCTTTActaatatgaaaaaagaaaatggatgCCAAGTAATTTCAAGAACAAGATCCCCTTCCTCCTTGCAAAAATTCTTCTGAAACTCTGAAATAGCCAAGGAATATGTATATAGTTACAATTAATCAAGGAACATACTGCTACGACATTAAAAGCTTGAGAAGCCAGGCACAAAACCAGTAATAACTGACAGGAATATGAAAATGAAATTATCTCCTAAAGCCCATTCTAAATCTTCAAATCAAAACTGTAACGAAGTTTGCATGTCGAAAAAACAATTTAAGCCAATTATGAACACCCATTGGCAAGCTGTGGCTAGCCAACTCCACAAGTACGCTTCCTACCACATGGCAGCTGTTTGTTGCTCAAAAATTTAGTAACGGATCCTAACTCTTTCATGCCAAAAATAAACCAGGCACGGTGTCTTAAAATCCCATGACTCTAGCCCTCATGAGCAGAATTCATCAAGAACAAAAAGATAGTGC containing:
- the LOC117859590 gene encoding uncharacterized protein isoform X3; its protein translation is MRMERHRVATDDSLNPSSSHIDDLPEEIQTLVLSLLSLKEAARTSIVSRKWRPLWTRHPNLSFDGTRNRSNDEDCVKIERAEFIETVNSIVQQHSGVGLNRFCIRCGIEKESSDHLDRWICFATAARAKTIDINLLPKGCIRRPTKGDYHFPLEALGARDGPFIQSLLLTHVSIEPYSDVCGFTKLRRLLLHSVQITGDLAGLLLNCSSLEDLELIACSGLTDLIIPHQLDKLRHLLLSAVKVLNMRAAMQEDHPVWGSQVPAYLVQMVTRPTCMFMSLRHLTCEIKIHTYRPNSHSGLLQLASYLEFAPQLEILQVHMFYYKFSSSCWKGEVTGKGISFMHGLDHLKSVYMSGFRGFRAQVEFLCGILAKGDALEHVTIEPQVKLRCARMVNVFILEWEINEWARRLSERFGKAITVAPPVREPLGLFASAYKPAEKLKRLICCERKILFDG
- the LOC117859590 gene encoding F-box/LRR-repeat protein At3g59210 isoform X2, yielding MRMERHRVATDDSLNPSSSHIDDLPEEIQTLVLSLLSLKEAARTSIVSRKWRPLWTRHPNLSFDGTRNRSNDEDCVKIERAEFIETVNSIVQQHSGVGLNRFCIRCGIEKESSDHLDRWICFATAARAKTIDINLLPKGCIRRPTKGDYHFPLEALGARDGPFIQSLLLTHVSIEPYSDVCGFTKLRRLLLHSVQITGDLAGLLLNCSSLEDLELIACSGLTDLIIPHQLDKLRHLLLSGMCVQMVDFHVPGLAHFNYKGDVVPIALHGCSKLEKAIIMFKNYKVVGHAFTAIHGISAVKVLNMRAAMQEDHPVWGSQVQMVTRPTCMFMSLRHLTCEIKIHTYRPNSHSGLLQLASYLEFAPQLEILQVHMFYYKFSSSCWKGEVTGKGISFMHGLDHLKSVYMSGFRGFRAQVEFLCGILAKGDALEHVTIEPQVKLRCARMVNVFILEWEINEWARRLSERFGKAITVAPPVREPLGLFASAYKPAEKLKRLICCERKILFDG
- the LOC117859590 gene encoding F-box/LRR-repeat protein At3g59210 isoform X1 yields the protein MRMERHRVATDDSLNPSSSHIDDLPEEIQTLVLSLLSLKEAARTSIVSRKWRPLWTRHPNLSFDGTRNRSNDEDCVKIERAEFIETVNSIVQQHSGVGLNRFCIRCGIEKESSDHLDRWICFATAARAKTIDINLLPKGCIRRPTKGDYHFPLEALGARDGPFIQSLLLTHVSIEPYSDVCGFTKLRRLLLHSVQITGDLAGLLLNCSSLEDLELIACSGLTDLIIPHQLDKLRHLLLSGMCVQMVDFHVPGLAHFNYKGDVVPIALHGCSKLEKAIIMFKNYKVVGHAFTAIHGISAVKVLNMRAAMQEDHPVWGSQVPAYLVQMVTRPTCMFMSLRHLTCEIKIHTYRPNSHSGLLQLASYLEFAPQLEILQVHMFYYKFSSSCWKGEVTGKGISFMHGLDHLKSVYMSGFRGFRAQVEFLCGILAKGDALEHVTIEPQVKLRCARMVNVFILEWEINEWARRLSERFGKAITVAPPVREPLGLFASAYKPAEKLKRLICCERKILFDG
- the LOC117859590 gene encoding uncharacterized protein isoform X4, with protein sequence MRMERHRVATDDSLNPSSSHIDDLPEEIQTLVLSLLSLKEAARTSIVSRKWRPLWTRHPNLSFDGTRNRSNDEDCVKIERAEFIETVNSIVQQHSGVGLNRFCIRCGIEKESSDHLDRWICFATAARAKTIDINLLPKGCIRRPTKGDYHFPLEALGARDGPFIQSLLLTHVSIEPYSDVCGFTKLRRLLLHSVQITGDLAGLLLNCSSLEDLELIACSGLTDLIIPHQLDKLRHLLLSVKVLNMRAAMQEDHPVWGSQVPAYLVQMVTRPTCMFMSLRHLTCEIKIHTYRPNSHSGLLQLASYLEFAPQLEILQVHMFYYKFSSSCWKGEVTGKGISFMHGLDHLKSVYMSGFRGFRAQVEFLCGILAKGDALEHVTIEPQVKLRCARMVNVFILEWEINEWARRLSERFGKAITVAPPVREPLGLFASAYKPAEKLKRLICCERKILFDG
- the LOC117859590 gene encoding F-box/FBD/LRR-repeat protein At4g00160 isoform X5, coding for MRMERHRVATDDSLNPSSSHIDDLPEEIQTLVLSLLSLKEAARTSIVSRKWRPLWTRHPNLSFDGTRNRSNDEDCVKIERAEFIETVNSIVQQHSGVGLNRFCIRCGIEKESSDHLDRWICFATAARAKTIDINLLPKGCIRRPTKGDYHFPLEALGARDGPFIQSLLLTHVSIEPYSDVCGFTKLRRLLLHSVQITGDLAGLLLNCSSLEDLELIACSGLTDLIIPHQLDKLRHLLLSAVKVLNMRAAMQEDHPVWGSQVQMVTRPTCMFMSLRHLTCEIKIHTYRPNSHSGLLQLASYLEFAPQLEILQVHMFYYKFSSSCWKGEVTGKGISFMHGLDHLKSVYMSGFRGFRAQVEFLCGILAKGDALEHVTIEPQVKLRCARMVNVFILEWEINEWARRLSERFGKAITVAPPVREPLGLFASAYKPAEKLKRLICCERKILFDG
- the LOC117859590 gene encoding F-box/FBD/LRR-repeat protein At4g00160 isoform X6, with product MRMERHRVATDDSLNPSSSHIDDLPEEIQTLVLSLLSLKEAARTSIVSRKWRPLWTRHPNLSFDGTRNRSNDEDCVKIERAEFIETVNSIVQQHSGVGLNRFCIRCGIEKESSDHLDRWICFATAARAKTIDINLLPKGCIRRPTKGDYHFPLEALGARDGPFIQSLLLTHVSIEPYSDVCGFTKLRRLLLHSVQITGDLAGLLLNCSSLEDLELIACSGLTDLIIPHQLDKLRHLLLSVKVLNMRAAMQEDHPVWGSQVQMVTRPTCMFMSLRHLTCEIKIHTYRPNSHSGLLQLASYLEFAPQLEILQVHMFYYKFSSSCWKGEVTGKGISFMHGLDHLKSVYMSGFRGFRAQVEFLCGILAKGDALEHVTIEPQVKLRCARMVNVFILEWEINEWARRLSERFGKAITVAPPVREPLGLFASAYKPAEKLKRLICCERKILFDG
- the LOC117859589 gene encoding zinc finger CCCH domain-containing protein 55; this translates as MAGDSRKQRSKWDAKEGPHDIVEISEDESLPDKTGGHRKGDVHPKPDTSMHHGGAGHEKEQADGFNKDTKELQPKAPSERPQLLRAADERDEWSKAAANQGMNRYADDRRRGDGWGTARNRGYSSRAPSDPDAWRPRSRSPSPRGVWNRSRRNRSRSRSRSRSRNRSRSRSRSIGRGRGRSRSPYFADRGPEWRVERGRTSGGPALPCRDFVAGRCRRGTNCRFLHEDGGQRPFEDHYPADPRERYGFQNKEFMDSREPNDYLRNRQSRDHYDDGPWERSEPRRDYRSTEQCYNFAKGRCARGASCRFAHGDSASHGGWRDEARESVHDRVGPDSSYGNRTEHRRVNKNPCKFFAEGRCRRGENCPYLHEEAPQSQIGVSAPDEPLNYSDGRSARGDYSNWGEQNNAMRATSQILSRDDRENPISQSIGRNDSHYEYENRLSKDAGKSQYQIIPQEDFRSQVENKHEVAVSQQPQLLTPVQITADNMNNENISGMGGQNAPATEMSMQSGMHSANIIAEQSLGQILQRHDAIPHIPGPSTLPVTTQLQKVASSFHSNSHAQQSNFPVQQNRQEQFVVPQASANNTPSTQGQPVAPNMGHGQHGYGLEPQALPNPSAHNGHNFSVASQVPQNLPTTVLQATVDIPRLSQDSSSQSIRNMQNFQPPNMQNQPLQGLPLVPTSSSTDVAGVPVSHNAAKSEEVSRVTASLAQYFGNTAFGTGTVGLQSSQPNVNSSLMATSSAAPPAVQPNQWPWAQQQTGIVQPGLAVPSEQQQQAPQTFQMPIALGISNGNSMHLPHGGAPSGPAAAASVVNETVPPESKKGENKDSDAEAHEDGDNKKSKDSKTLKMFKVALADFVKEALKPTWKEGQMSREVHKTIVKKVVDKVTSTVENTPPTKEKIEIYMSYSKEKLNKLVQAYVGKYAKA